One segment of Stappia sp. 28M-7 DNA contains the following:
- the xylB gene encoding xylulokinase, giving the protein MYLGIDIGTSGVKTVLMDETDAILASASSSLTVSRPHPGWSEQDPHAWWEAVVATLDELSRSHPSEMSAVAGIGLSGQMHGATLLDAAHQVLRPAILWNDGRSEAECAALDARADFRGIGGNLVMPGFTAPKLEWVARHEPEIFAKTALVLLPKDYVRLRLTGAAASDMSDAAGTLWLDVARRDWSDELLAATGLARANMPALAEGTDATGSVLPELSSRWGFARPPVVAGGAGDNAASACGIGAVRPGEAFLSLGTSGVLFVATDRFRPNTAGAVHAFCHALPDTWHQMGVILSATDSLNWLARVSGCDVATLEAEAAARQRSRRDGPPVLFLPYLSGERTPHNDASARGSFVGLSQAHDRSDLALAVLEGVAYAFCDCLDVLSAAGTRVERATAIGGGARSRNWLEILATVLGIEIDVPGNGDFGAAFGAARLGRAAATGACGADRFAPPPTAHSIGPDAGQRAFHEEGLARYRALYPALKEVLR; this is encoded by the coding sequence GTGTATCTGGGAATCGACATCGGCACGTCCGGGGTCAAGACCGTACTCATGGACGAGACGGATGCGATCCTTGCTTCCGCCTCCAGTTCGCTGACCGTTTCCCGGCCGCATCCCGGCTGGTCGGAGCAGGACCCGCACGCCTGGTGGGAGGCGGTGGTCGCAACGCTCGACGAGCTCTCCCGCAGCCATCCGTCCGAAATGTCGGCCGTTGCCGGCATCGGCCTGTCCGGCCAGATGCACGGCGCTACACTGCTGGACGCAGCGCACCAGGTGCTGCGCCCGGCGATCCTGTGGAACGACGGACGCTCGGAAGCCGAATGCGCGGCGCTTGATGCGCGGGCAGACTTTCGCGGCATCGGCGGCAATCTGGTGATGCCGGGCTTCACCGCGCCGAAGCTCGAATGGGTCGCCCGCCACGAGCCCGAAATCTTCGCGAAAACTGCGCTCGTGCTGCTGCCGAAGGACTATGTCCGCCTGCGCCTGACCGGTGCGGCTGCCTCGGACATGTCGGACGCTGCCGGCACCTTGTGGCTCGACGTTGCCCGGCGCGACTGGTCGGACGAGCTGCTCGCTGCAACCGGTCTCGCGCGTGCCAACATGCCGGCGCTTGCCGAAGGGACCGATGCCACCGGGTCGGTCTTGCCGGAGCTCTCGTCCCGCTGGGGCTTTGCGCGTCCGCCGGTGGTGGCGGGCGGTGCCGGCGACAATGCCGCCAGTGCCTGCGGCATCGGCGCCGTGCGTCCGGGCGAAGCGTTCCTGTCGCTCGGAACGTCCGGCGTGCTCTTCGTCGCGACCGATCGTTTCCGGCCCAACACCGCCGGCGCCGTCCATGCCTTCTGCCACGCGCTGCCCGACACCTGGCACCAGATGGGGGTGATCCTGTCGGCGACCGACAGCCTCAACTGGCTGGCGCGGGTTTCGGGCTGCGATGTCGCGACGCTGGAGGCGGAGGCCGCCGCGCGCCAGCGCTCCCGGCGCGACGGGCCGCCGGTGCTGTTCCTGCCGTATCTGTCCGGCGAGCGCACGCCGCATAACGATGCCTCGGCGCGCGGCAGCTTCGTTGGCCTGTCGCAGGCGCATGACCGCTCCGATCTCGCACTCGCGGTGCTGGAGGGCGTCGCCTATGCCTTCTGCGACTGCCTCGACGTGCTGTCGGCCGCCGGCACCCGCGTGGAGCGCGCCACCGCCATCGGTGGCGGTGCCCGCTCGCGCAACTGGCTGGAGATCCTGGCGACGGTTCTGGGCATCGAGATCGACGTGCCCGGCAACGGGGATTTCGGTGCGGCCTTCGGTGCGGCGCGGCTCGGCCGCGCGGCGGCCACCGGCGCTTGCGGCGCCGACCGTTTCGCACCGCCGCCCACGGCACATTCCATCGGCCCTGACGCGGGGCAGCGCGCCTTCCACGAGGAAGGCCTCGCCCGCTA
- a CDS encoding helix-turn-helix domain-containing protein, translating to MITTPSSSFPDLLRQWRSRRRLSQLALAAEAGLSQRHLSFLECGKAQPSREMVLRLTDQLALPPRERNTLLVAAGFSPQMPERAPDHPDLAAAMEVVGRILDGHAPHPALAVDRNWNLVRANAPALALLTGIAPHLLEPPVNVLKVSLHPEGLAPRIRNYREWRAHLLERLGRQADLSGDAQIAALVEELGSYPVPASAKAQPVAGRDRHAGIAVPLELLAGDIVLSFLSTTTVFGTALDIFLSELVIESFFPADETTAAAMAELSAGLAEKSPAG from the coding sequence ATGATCACGACACCCTCCTCCAGCTTTCCCGACCTTCTGCGCCAGTGGCGCAGCCGCCGGCGCCTCAGCCAGCTGGCGCTGGCTGCCGAGGCCGGCCTGTCGCAGCGCCATCTCAGCTTCCTGGAATGCGGCAAGGCACAGCCGAGCCGGGAGATGGTGCTGAGGCTGACCGACCAGCTCGCCCTGCCGCCGCGCGAACGCAACACCCTGCTGGTCGCGGCCGGCTTTTCGCCGCAGATGCCGGAGCGCGCGCCGGACCATCCCGACCTTGCTGCCGCGATGGAGGTGGTCGGGCGAATTCTCGATGGGCACGCCCCTCACCCGGCGCTGGCCGTCGACCGCAACTGGAACCTGGTGCGCGCCAATGCCCCGGCGCTGGCGCTGCTGACGGGCATCGCGCCGCACCTGCTGGAGCCTCCGGTCAACGTGCTGAAAGTGAGCCTGCATCCCGAGGGCCTTGCCCCGCGCATCCGCAACTACCGCGAATGGCGGGCGCATCTGCTGGAGCGGCTGGGCCGGCAGGCCGATCTGTCGGGAGACGCGCAGATCGCAGCTCTGGTGGAGGAACTGGGCAGCTATCCCGTGCCGGCTTCGGCGAAAGCGCAGCCGGTGGCAGGACGAGACAGGCATGCAGGCATCGCCGTTCCGCTGGAACTTCTGGCCGGCGATATCGTCCTTTCGTTCCTCAGCACGACCACAGTGTTCGGAACCGCGCTCGACATCTTCCTGTCGGAACTGGTGATCGAGAGCTTTTTCCCCGCAGACGAGACGACCGCAGCGGCGATGGCAGAACTCAGCGCAGGCCTTGCCGAGAAGTCCCCGGCTGGGTGA
- the arfB gene encoding alternative ribosome rescue aminoacyl-tRNA hydrolase ArfB, whose product MASVADMDLEVAPGVSIPAADLSESFVRASGPGGQNVNKVATAVQLRFHLSANRTLAEDVKERLARLAGSRLTLAGEILIQADRFRTQERNRLDALERLAALVRKALERPKPRKATRPTKASKERRLAAKKQRGAIKRMRSGSDD is encoded by the coding sequence ATGGCGTCAGTGGCGGACATGGATCTGGAGGTGGCGCCGGGGGTGAGCATCCCGGCTGCGGACCTGTCGGAGAGCTTCGTGCGCGCTTCGGGACCAGGCGGGCAGAACGTCAACAAGGTGGCGACGGCGGTTCAGCTCCGCTTTCACCTTTCCGCCAACCGGACGCTTGCCGAGGACGTCAAGGAGCGGCTTGCCCGCCTTGCCGGCAGCCGGCTGACGCTTGCGGGCGAGATCCTGATCCAGGCCGACCGGTTCCGCACCCAGGAGCGCAACCGGCTGGACGCGCTGGAGCGTCTTGCCGCGCTGGTGAGGAAGGCGCTGGAGCGACCGAAGCCGCGCAAGGCGACGCGGCCGACAAAGGCCTCCAAGGAGCGTAGGCTCGCTGCCAAGAAGCAGCGCGGGGCGATCAAGCGGATGCGCTCCGGCTCCGACGACTGA
- the mazG gene encoding nucleoside triphosphate pyrophosphohydrolase codes for MTPDRDIQRLIEIMAALRTPGTGCPWDLEQDFATIAPYTIEEAYEVADAIQRGDMVELREELGDLLLQVVYHARLSQEQGAFAFPDVVEAITTKMIRRHPHVFGDDNARSAGIAKGMWEKIKQQEKLERASARAAAGLGEERRRFLDDVPPIFPALTEAEKLQRRAARVGFDWGSAGPVLDKIREETEELASEIAAEDGKTPDRERIAGEIGDLIFAVANLARHLDIDPEEALKRTNRKFRRRFAAIEDAAEGEGRTLADMSLDEMEAVWQAAKSNDA; via the coding sequence GTGACACCGGACCGCGACATCCAGCGACTGATCGAGATCATGGCCGCCCTGCGCACGCCCGGGACCGGCTGCCCCTGGGATCTGGAGCAGGACTTCGCAACGATCGCCCCATATACGATCGAGGAAGCCTACGAGGTCGCCGATGCGATCCAGCGCGGCGACATGGTCGAGCTGCGCGAGGAACTGGGCGATCTGCTCCTGCAGGTGGTCTATCACGCCCGCCTTTCCCAGGAACAGGGGGCTTTCGCCTTTCCCGACGTGGTGGAGGCGATCACCACCAAGATGATCCGCCGGCATCCGCACGTCTTCGGCGACGACAATGCCCGCTCCGCCGGCATCGCCAAGGGCATGTGGGAGAAGATCAAGCAGCAGGAGAAGCTGGAGCGCGCCAGCGCCCGGGCCGCGGCTGGCCTTGGCGAAGAGCGCCGGCGGTTCCTCGACGACGTGCCGCCGATCTTCCCTGCCCTGACCGAAGCGGAAAAGCTGCAGCGGCGCGCAGCGCGCGTCGGCTTCGACTGGGGCAGCGCCGGGCCCGTGCTCGACAAGATCCGCGAGGAGACCGAGGAGCTCGCCAGCGAGATCGCGGCAGAGGACGGCAAGACACCCGACCGCGAGCGCATCGCCGGCGAGATCGGCGACCTGATCTTCGCCGTGGCCAACCTGGCGCGGCATCTGGACATCGACCCGGAGGAAGCGCTGAAGCGCACCAACCGCAAGTTCCGGCGGCGGTTCGCAGCCATCGAAGATGCGGCTGAAGGCGAAGGCCGTACGCTCGCCGACATGAGCCTCGACGAGATGGAAGCGGTCTGGCAGGCGGCGAAGTCGAACGACGCCTGA